Proteins encoded by one window of Filimonas effusa:
- a CDS encoding glycoside hydrolase 5 family protein, with product MKKAKALFFLAMFITGCLSAQRQPAFVRCKGQQFVLGDKPYHYIGTNYWYGGLLGLTKEGTQRLKKELDFLKANGVTNLRVMAGVEGSGNINGVQRVNQAFQTRQGVFNEDLLTGLDVLLAEMKKRDMKAVIFLSNNWEWTGGFLQYLNWNGLIADSVLRRKLNWDELRDYTSKFYTCDSCMLAYARQVNLVVNRINTITGVPYTKDPAIMSWELANEPRPMRPAANEAYKKWIKSAAENIKKQDVNHLVTIGHEGDQATDGDMSLYEAIHANTAVDYLTVHIWPKNWGWLKPETMSADLPVVLANTADYVKRHEAAAARLNKPLVVEEFGLPRNDHSFSPSAPVDLRNSFYKLILDAWKTKGVAGLNFWAFGGTGRPVPGQVFWKEGDDYLGDPPMEEQGLNTVFDSDKATWLLIRSYLKP from the coding sequence ATGAAGAAAGCAAAGGCTTTGTTTTTTCTGGCAATGTTCATCACGGGCTGCCTCTCTGCGCAGAGGCAGCCAGCTTTTGTCCGCTGCAAAGGACAGCAGTTTGTACTGGGTGATAAACCTTATCACTACATAGGTACCAATTACTGGTACGGCGGATTGCTGGGACTGACGAAAGAAGGCACGCAACGACTGAAGAAAGAACTGGATTTCCTGAAAGCAAACGGTGTAACCAACCTGCGAGTGATGGCTGGTGTGGAAGGCAGCGGTAACATCAATGGCGTACAGCGTGTGAACCAGGCTTTTCAAACCAGGCAGGGGGTATTTAACGAGGATCTGTTAACAGGATTGGATGTGCTCCTGGCTGAGATGAAAAAAAGAGACATGAAGGCGGTTATCTTCCTCAGTAATAACTGGGAATGGACAGGCGGCTTTCTGCAATACCTGAACTGGAATGGTCTTATTGCCGATTCTGTTTTACGCAGGAAGCTCAACTGGGATGAACTGAGAGATTATACCAGTAAATTCTATACCTGTGATTCGTGTATGTTGGCTTATGCCCGGCAGGTGAATCTTGTTGTTAATCGCATCAACACCATTACAGGCGTTCCTTATACAAAAGATCCTGCTATCATGTCATGGGAGCTGGCCAATGAGCCCCGTCCTATGCGTCCTGCTGCGAACGAGGCTTATAAAAAATGGATAAAATCAGCGGCAGAGAACATTAAAAAGCAGGACGTCAATCACCTGGTAACAATAGGGCACGAAGGCGATCAGGCTACAGATGGCGATATGTCCTTGTACGAAGCTATTCACGCCAATACGGCTGTAGACTATCTTACCGTTCATATCTGGCCCAAAAACTGGGGCTGGCTGAAGCCCGAAACTATGAGCGCCGATCTGCCCGTTGTGCTTGCCAATACTGCAGATTATGTAAAACGGCATGAAGCTGCTGCGGCCCGCCTCAATAAACCATTGGTTGTAGAAGAGTTTGGCTTGCCGCGTAACGATCATTCCTTTAGCCCTTCCGCTCCGGTTGATTTGCGTAACAGTTTCTATAAACTAATCCTGGATGCCTGGAAAACAAAAGGGGTGGCGGGTTTAAACTTCTGGGCCTTTGGTGGCACAGGCAGGCCGGTACCGGGACAGGTATTCTGGAAAGAAGGTGATGATTACCTCGGCGATCCGCCAATGGAGGAGCAGGGGCTGAATACTGTTTTTGATAGCGATAAGGCTACCTGGTTACTCATCCGTTCTTACCTGAAGCCCTGA
- a CDS encoding RagB/SusD family nutrient uptake outer membrane protein, whose amino-acid sequence MKKLASIYILLLAVSVGSCKKDFLDTTPATSVTVENYYRNAAEVNGATGVLYNAVWGRWFDKAFLCVGDIMAGTAIVRGDENYKTFYNFNILSTDGPVGATWRSCYKAAGSAAVLINLFEQKKKQVGDQAYLTQGIAEARFIRGFAYFYIARAFGDAPIVDDPVMLTEPGKYLVPRYLQKDVLRYALEDLKYAEEHLGQDAYQAGRVTKWAAKGMMAKLYLYSKDYANAKLKAKEVIDYSNANPAKVGLYGDYGKMFTSASANNNKESLFSLQWLASMGYNGGNLFQEYVAPQALLKPGPTNADGYSAVRPSLDMLNPATGYATGDKRRGWSVMEQGFHRADWINDKFPNGFKYDTTAKVDDLSNTFNDVRANILKYVIGPAGGAEPVSGLFTSMGTYILRYADVLLIYAEASLLSGGIDGVALDGYNAVHTRAGLSPVSTFTIDDILHERKVEFAFEGDFWFDIQRQGFEKAKQMVGAQERGNLNFDGTLNPLKVVLTSPSQLFLPVPQAETIENPALLGEAVPYY is encoded by the coding sequence ATGAAAAAGCTTGCTTCTATATATATCCTGCTACTGGCAGTATCGGTCGGTTCCTGTAAAAAAGATTTCCTGGATACCACGCCCGCTACCAGTGTAACAGTAGAAAATTACTACCGGAATGCCGCAGAGGTTAACGGCGCCACCGGTGTGCTCTACAATGCCGTTTGGGGCAGATGGTTCGATAAAGCCTTCTTGTGCGTAGGTGATATCATGGCCGGAACTGCCATCGTAAGAGGTGATGAAAACTATAAAACGTTTTATAATTTTAATATCCTCAGTACCGATGGACCTGTGGGTGCTACCTGGCGTTCGTGTTATAAAGCTGCCGGTAGTGCGGCTGTTCTGATCAATCTTTTTGAACAGAAGAAAAAACAGGTAGGTGATCAGGCTTATCTTACACAAGGTATTGCCGAAGCCAGGTTTATCAGGGGATTCGCCTACTTCTACATAGCCCGCGCATTTGGAGATGCACCTATTGTAGATGATCCGGTTATGCTTACCGAGCCCGGTAAATACCTCGTTCCCCGTTATCTGCAGAAAGATGTACTGCGCTATGCGTTGGAAGATCTTAAATATGCAGAAGAACATCTTGGCCAGGATGCCTACCAGGCAGGCCGTGTTACCAAATGGGCGGCAAAAGGGATGATGGCTAAACTGTACCTGTATTCAAAAGATTATGCCAATGCCAAGCTGAAAGCAAAAGAAGTGATCGATTACTCCAATGCCAATCCTGCTAAAGTGGGCTTGTATGGCGACTATGGTAAAATGTTCACTTCTGCCTCTGCCAACAATAACAAAGAATCACTGTTCTCTTTACAATGGCTGGCTTCCATGGGCTATAATGGAGGTAACCTGTTCCAGGAGTATGTAGCGCCGCAGGCACTGCTGAAACCCGGTCCTACAAATGCAGACGGCTATTCTGCCGTAAGGCCTTCACTGGACATGCTCAATCCCGCTACGGGATACGCTACGGGCGATAAAAGACGCGGTTGGAGTGTGATGGAGCAGGGCTTTCATCGTGCCGACTGGATAAATGATAAATTCCCGAACGGCTTTAAATACGATACCACTGCGAAGGTAGACGACCTCTCCAACACCTTCAACGATGTACGTGCCAATATCCTGAAATATGTGATCGGACCTGCCGGTGGTGCTGAGCCCGTGAGTGGCTTGTTCACCAGCATGGGCACTTACATTCTGCGTTATGCTGATGTATTGTTGATTTATGCGGAGGCTTCGCTGTTAAGCGGCGGTATCGACGGTGTGGCGCTGGATGGTTACAATGCTGTTCATACACGCGCAGGGCTTTCACCTGTAAGTACATTTACTATCGATGATATCCTGCATGAGCGTAAGGTAGAATTTGCTTTTGAAGGCGACTTCTGGTTCGATATTCAGCGCCAGGGCTTTGAAAAAGCAAAACAAATGGTGGGAGCACAGGAAAGGGGTAACCTTAATTTCGACGGAACGCTTAATCCGCTAAAGGTGGTGCTTACCAGTCCTTCGCAGCTGTTCCTTCCGGTGCCGCAGGCCGAAACAATTGAAAACCCGGCTTTACTTGGTGAAGCGGTACCTTATTATTAA
- a CDS encoding MFS transporter translates to MEISIKEKAGYGFGDFASSMFWKLFSVYLLYYYTDVFGIPAAAVGTMFLITRIWDTALDPAIGIISDRTETRWGKFRPYLLWMAIPFGIAGILTFSAPELSLTGKLIYAYITYTIMMMVYSAINVPYASLMGVMTADIKERTTLSTFRFVFAFAGSILVLATAEPLVNALGTSSKGVNLQTGWQYSMMIYAAIAVVLFYFNFRWTRERVSPPKDQKISLKADLADLSKNKPWFILLGAGVATLVFNSLRDGSAVYYFKYYFSDQQAFKIPLTSIAVGYSTLYLVLGQGANIIGVVLAKPVSDRIGKKNTFLYAMLVASALSCIFYFLGEKNVALIMTLQVLISICAGSVFPLLWSMYADIADYSEWQTGRRATGLIFSSSSMSQKLGWTLGGALTGWLLAVWGFEANMVQTEQARTGIRMMLSFVPAAGALLSAIFIFFYKLSDAFMLVVSRDLLNRRHKETPIMEQV, encoded by the coding sequence TTGGAAATAAGTATTAAAGAAAAAGCAGGCTACGGCTTTGGAGACTTTGCCTCTTCTATGTTCTGGAAGTTGTTCTCCGTTTACCTCCTGTATTATTATACCGATGTATTTGGCATTCCTGCCGCTGCCGTAGGTACCATGTTCCTCATTACAAGAATATGGGATACCGCATTGGATCCCGCTATCGGTATTATCTCCGATCGGACAGAAACAAGATGGGGCAAATTTCGTCCTTACCTGCTGTGGATGGCAATCCCTTTTGGAATAGCAGGGATCCTTACCTTTTCGGCGCCGGAACTATCTCTTACAGGTAAACTTATTTATGCCTACATCACCTATACCATAATGATGATGGTGTATTCGGCTATCAACGTGCCTTATGCTTCGTTGATGGGCGTAATGACGGCCGATATCAAAGAGCGTACAACGCTTTCTACTTTCCGCTTTGTTTTTGCCTTTGCAGGCAGTATACTGGTGCTTGCTACCGCAGAGCCGCTGGTGAATGCATTGGGGACTTCATCGAAAGGTGTGAACCTGCAAACAGGATGGCAGTATTCCATGATGATCTATGCTGCGATAGCGGTAGTATTGTTCTATTTCAATTTTCGCTGGACCAGGGAAAGGGTGAGCCCGCCGAAAGATCAGAAGATCTCCCTGAAAGCCGATCTGGCCGATCTCTCAAAAAATAAACCCTGGTTTATACTGTTGGGAGCAGGTGTGGCTACGCTGGTGTTCAACTCCCTGCGCGATGGTTCTGCCGTTTATTACTTTAAGTATTATTTCAGCGATCAGCAGGCTTTTAAAATCCCGTTAACGTCTATTGCTGTTGGCTATAGTACTTTGTACCTGGTGCTTGGGCAAGGCGCCAATATTATTGGCGTAGTGCTTGCCAAGCCGGTCTCCGATCGTATAGGAAAGAAAAATACTTTCCTGTATGCAATGCTGGTGGCGTCGGCCCTGAGTTGTATCTTCTATTTTTTAGGCGAAAAAAATGTAGCCCTGATCATGACGCTGCAGGTGCTCATCAGTATCTGTGCCGGCAGTGTATTTCCACTGTTATGGTCTATGTATGCCGATATCGCCGATTACTCTGAATGGCAAACAGGCAGGCGTGCTACCGGTCTTATCTTCTCCTCTTCTTCCATGTCGCAGAAACTGGGATGGACGCTTGGTGGCGCCCTCACCGGCTGGCTGCTGGCCGTTTGGGGCTTCGAGGCCAACATGGTGCAAACCGAACAGGCACGCACAGGCATCAGGATGATGTTAAGTTTCGTTCCTGCGGCAGGGGCGCTTTTGTCGGCAATATTTATCTTCTTTTATAAACTAAGTGATGCTTTCATGCTGGTTGTAAGCAGGGATTTGCTGAACAGGCGGCATAAAGAAACTCCTATTATGGAACAGGTTTAA
- a CDS encoding cell shape determination protein CcmA, protein MKRLNYLRNIGAVMSLTCFMLVGCVKDKDYSLSSASNNPVPDAIAPGEGASNASLTLTGKGLGDIRTIIFDNGNIIANFNPAFNTDNAILFRVPVDAIPASQNIVFTNGLGKSFSVPFKVIALPLITDVSNYNFQQNGTLTLTGKYFEKVESVTFAGTTTQLEVVAKTATTLTIKFPVTTLTRSKLTIVNDAGAMTTKEEFVNLDLAYGVFKDALAPGINDWSWGTLNSVSTENVKSGSASWKVAYNGTWGGVQLNFSQPVDLTPYKYVSFWIKGAAVDKNIAKFNFNWAKDNVVKVPANVWTYYKIDLTEMNASTLTTWVMQIEDAGETLYMDDLILIK, encoded by the coding sequence ATGAAACGACTGAACTACTTACGCAACATCGGCGCCGTAATGAGCCTGACTTGCTTCATGCTGGTTGGCTGTGTAAAAGATAAAGATTATTCGCTTAGCAGCGCTTCCAATAACCCGGTACCGGATGCCATCGCCCCGGGCGAAGGCGCATCCAATGCCAGCCTCACCTTAACCGGTAAAGGCCTTGGTGATATTCGTACCATCATCTTTGATAACGGTAACATTATTGCCAATTTCAACCCGGCATTTAATACCGATAATGCCATCCTGTTCCGTGTGCCGGTAGACGCTATTCCGGCAAGCCAGAATATTGTCTTTACCAATGGACTTGGCAAATCATTCTCTGTTCCGTTTAAAGTAATTGCTTTGCCGCTGATCACCGATGTGAGCAACTATAACTTCCAGCAGAACGGCACACTTACACTTACCGGCAAATACTTTGAAAAAGTAGAATCCGTAACTTTTGCCGGCACTACCACCCAATTGGAGGTAGTGGCTAAAACTGCCACTACGCTTACGATCAAATTCCCGGTAACAACACTTACCAGGTCTAAGCTTACCATCGTTAACGATGCAGGGGCCATGACTACCAAGGAAGAGTTTGTGAACCTGGATCTTGCCTATGGTGTATTTAAAGATGCACTGGCCCCGGGTATCAATGACTGGAGCTGGGGTACGCTTAATTCCGTTTCAACTGAAAATGTGAAAAGCGGAAGCGCCTCCTGGAAAGTGGCCTATAATGGCACCTGGGGAGGGGTTCAGCTGAATTTCAGCCAGCCTGTTGATTTAACGCCTTATAAATATGTTTCGTTCTGGATTAAAGGCGCTGCCGTAGATAAAAACATTGCCAAGTTCAATTTCAACTGGGCAAAAGATAATGTAGTGAAAGTGCCGGCAAATGTGTGGACCTACTACAAAATCGATCTTACGGAAATGAATGCGTCTACTTTAACTACCTGGGTGATGCAAATTGAAGACGCCGGCGAAACACTGTACATGGACGATCTGATCCTTATTAAGTAA